The following is a genomic window from Aquificota bacterium.
AAGGTCCAAAAGTAATACATCAAAACCCTCTTGTTTTAATTCTTCCAAGGCCTTTTCAAAGGCTCCAAGGGCAGGCTGGGTAAAGTTATTTATCTTTACATAGCCCACCCTAAGCTCCCCATACCTTAATACCTTTACATCCTCCACAACAGGAACTTCAAACTCTCCCTTTACCACTTCAACTTCTTTAAAAAATCCCTCCCTTATAAGCTCAACCTTTATGATTTCACCCCTCTTTGCCTCTGTTAAAACCTTTCTCCATAGGCTTTTGTCCATAACACCGTTAATGGAAATGATAAGGTCTCCCTCCTTTATGCCGTATTTTTCCGCCGGCGAGTTTTTAAAAACTCTAACCACATATCCTTTATCATCCCATCTTATACCCAAGCCCAGCATCTTGGAAGAGGAATACCATAGCCTTTCATCCTCTTGCTTTGTTATGGCACTCCAACGGTCTCCTATCTTCCTTAGGTATTGGATTAGCTCCTGCTCATCCTTCCACTGTATGTCTTTTATTTTGTCCCACCAAAGATAGTGTCTTTCCATCAAAGATTTTATGTTTTTTAAAAGCTCTTCCTTTGGGCAGTCCTCCCCTCCCAAGGCTACACGAAAGAGTAAAAGGATAAGGATAAGGGGCGCACCCATAAACGTATAAAAATTATACACTATCGCAAGCCCTTGAAAAACTCCTTTATTAAAAGGCTTGCTTCTTCCACCGGAAAGTACTCCCACCTTACCCTGTGGTTAAAGCACTCCTCATCCAATAGGTTAAACCTACTCATAACCGCACCATATTTTTCATCAGGGGCAAAAAAGATTACTTTCTCTACCCTTGAAAGCACCAAGGCATAAGCACACATGGGGCATGGCTCCAGACTAACATAGACCTCACAACCATAGAGGTATTTACTATCAAGAGCTTTCGTGGCCTCTCTTATGGCAAGCATCTCCGCATGAGCTGTAGGGTCCTTTAGTTCTTGTACTCTATTGTGCGCCTTTGCAACCACTTGCCCCTCTTTTACAACAACGCACCCTACTGGCACCTCCCCCTTTTGAAAGGCCTTTTTTGCCTCTTCCATACAAATCCTTACGCTGTCTTTCACCTTCCAAATATTAAAATCTCTTCTTCTACAAACTTGCCATCAATTAGCTCCCAGCTTCTGTAAGATACCACCTTACCCTTGCTTACAGAAAGTATTATGTAGGACCAGCCTTCAAAAGCTCTATCTTGGTCAAACTGGGAAGGCCTATCGGGATGGTCTGGATGGGAGTGGTATACACCCACTATTTCAAGGCCAAACTCCTTTGCCTTCTTTTCAGCCTTTAAATAGTCCTCTGGAGCTATCTCATACCTGTCGTGCTTCCTGTCTGGGTTTGCGTTTGGTGTTTCAAAGGCTCCAAAAACAGTCCTAAGAGGCCCTTCCACCCTTCCCAAAAGTAGCCCGCAGGTTTCATAAGGATAATCCCTTTCGGCTTGTTCTATTATTTTTCTGAGTGCAGATTCTTTTATTCTAAGCATGTTTAAACCAAGGCGTATTGATGTAGAAGCTCTGCTATCTGTACTGCGTTAGTGGCTGCGCCCTTGCGTATGTTGTCCGCCACCACCCACATGGAAAGCCCGGGTTCAAAGGCAAGGTCCCTTCTTATCCTTCCCACAAAAACCTCATCCTTTCCTGCCACCTCTATGGCAATGGGGTATGCCCTTTCTTCTGGATCATCTACCACAACCACACCCTTTGCCTTCTTTAGAATCTCCCTTGCCTCCTCCGGAGATAACTCTCCCTTCAGCTTTACGCTTATGGCCTCCGAATGTCCATAAAAAACTGGTACCCTCACGCATGTGGCAGAGACCCTTATCTCTGGGTCGTGAAGCATCTTTCTTGTCTCATTTAGCATCTTCATCTCTTCCTTTGTGTAGCCGTTTTCTGTGAAAACATCTATCTGTGGTATGACGTTAAAGGCTATCCTTTTTGGTAGATTTTTGGCCTCCGGCATCTCTTTCCCTTCACACCAGGCTTTTACCTGTTCTTCAAGTTCCCTTATGGCCTTTGCACCTGCACCAGAAACGGACTGATAGGTGGAAACTACTATGTGGGATATGCCCACCGCATCGTATATGGGCTTTAGAGCCACAAGCATCTGTATGGTGGAGCAGTTGGGATTAGCTATTATGCCCTTATGTTCTTTTACATCCTCCGGGTTTACCTCTGGTACCACAAGGGGCACCTCTGGGTCAAGCCTCCAGGCGGAAGAGTTATCTATTACCACTGCACCATCGGAGGCAAACTTGGGAGCATATTCTTTGCTGATGGAAGAACCTGCGGAAAAGAGGGCTATATCTATACCAGAAAAGCTACTGGCCTTGTTTAGAGCTTGGACTTTTATCCTCTCTCCCTTAAAGGTTAGTTCAATGCCTTCTGACCTTTCTGAGGCAAAGAGATAAAGCTCATCCACGGGGAAGTTCCTCTCTTCCAATACTTTGAGAAAGGCTCTTCCCACTTCTCCAGTGGCGCCTACTATTGCTACCCTGTATCCCATGGGTATAAATTATAAGACAGTAGAATATCCTTGGGGTGTGTTATGAGCGAAGACCTAACACCAATGCTTTCCCAATACCACCACTTTAAAAAGCAGTATCCAGACTGCCTTCTCCTCTTTAGGCTTGGGGACTTTTATGAGCTTTTCTATGAGGATGCGGAGGTAGGTTCAAGGGAGCTGGGTCTTGTGCTCACCTCCAGGCCTGCAGGAAAGGGCAAAGAAAGAATTCCCATGTGCGGAGTGCCTTACCACTCTGCCAGCTCTTACATATCAAGGCTTGTGGCAAAGGGCTACAAGCTTGCCATATGCGAACAGTTGGAGGATGCCTCCCAAGCCAAGGGCCTTGTAAGGAGGGATGTGATAAGGGTCATCACACCCGGCACCTACTTTGAAAAAGAGGCCTGCGGGCTTGTGGGCCTTGTAAGGAGGGGAAAGGAGCACCTATGTGCCTATCTAAACCCAGCCACGGGCGAGTTTGTAGGCGGTAGCTTTGACCTACGGGGTGCCAAAGAGTTCATCCTCAAGTTTTCACCAAGGGAGCTTTTGCTTCCAAAGGACCTTGACTTTGAAATAAAGGAGATGGAGGTCTTTATAAGCAGGCTGGAGGAAGAGTTCTTTGAGGAGGGGCTAAGGGCATTAAAGGAGGAAATGAACATATACAGCGCTAAGGGCCTTGGCTTTGAAAAGGAAGAGGACCTTTTGCCCTTTGGTGCCTTGTACCTTTACCTTAAGAGGACTCAGAAGTCCTTTTTGCCCTATTTG
Proteins encoded in this region:
- a CDS encoding PDZ domain-containing protein: MGAPLILILLLFRVALGGEDCPKEELLKNIKSLMERHYLWWDKIKDIQWKDEQELIQYLRKIGDRWSAITKQEDERLWYSSSKMLGLGIRWDDKGYVVRVFKNSPAEKYGIKEGDLIISINGVMDKSLWRKVLTEAKRGEIIKVELIREGFFKEVEVVKGEFEVPVVEDVKVLRYGELRVGYVKINNFTQPALGAFEKALEELKQEGFDVLLLDLRDNGGGLISVAKGIVDMLVGGEGVMFYLEGRDRNFGVYQFKNKEGLNKPMVILVSKQTASAAELVAVLLKRHAKAIIVGENTVGKYVGSNLYPLDPCGHVLRLVTFEMKLPSGETITSDKGLSPDCKLTNGDFLNKSIECLSIHNLGVAPAGQP
- a CDS encoding nucleoside deaminase, which translates into the protein MEEAKKAFQKGEVPVGCVVVKEGQVVAKAHNRVQELKDPTAHAEMLAIREATKALDSKYLYGCEVYVSLEPCPMCAYALVLSRVEKVIFFAPDEKYGAVMSRFNLLDEECFNHRVRWEYFPVEEASLLIKEFFKGLR
- a CDS encoding M67 family metallopeptidase, with translation MLRIKESALRKIIEQAERDYPYETCGLLLGRVEGPLRTVFGAFETPNANPDRKHDRYEIAPEDYLKAEKKAKEFGLEIVGVYHSHPDHPDRPSQFDQDRAFEGWSYIILSVSKGKVVSYRSWELIDGKFVEEEILIFGR
- the asd gene encoding aspartate-semialdehyde dehydrogenase; this encodes MGYRVAIVGATGEVGRAFLKVLEERNFPVDELYLFASERSEGIELTFKGERIKVQALNKASSFSGIDIALFSAGSSISKEYAPKFASDGAVVIDNSSAWRLDPEVPLVVPEVNPEDVKEHKGIIANPNCSTIQMLVALKPIYDAVGISHIVVSTYQSVSGAGAKAIRELEEQVKAWCEGKEMPEAKNLPKRIAFNVIPQIDVFTENGYTKEEMKMLNETRKMLHDPEIRVSATCVRVPVFYGHSEAISVKLKGELSPEEAREILKKAKGVVVVDDPEERAYPIAIEVAGKDEVFVGRIRRDLAFEPGLSMWVVADNIRKGAATNAVQIAELLHQYALV